The Deltaproteobacteria bacterium DNA segment CGGCAAATCATGAGTTGGGAGGTGGCATGACCGCGCATTTTTCCGGCAAAAAAGCCCTTATCACCGGTATTACGGGCCAGGACGGCGCCTATCTGGCCGAATTTCTTTTGGGCAAGGGCTACGAAGTGCACGGTATCAAGCGCCGGGCCTCGCTCTTCAACACGGATCGGGTCGATCATTTGTACCAAGACCCGCATGAGCAACGCCGACGATTTTTTCTGCACTATGGCGACCTGACCGACGCGTCCAACCTGATCCGCATCATCCAGCAGATCAGGCCCGATGAAATCTACAATCTGGCCGCCCAGTCCCATGTGCAGGTCTCGTTTGAAACGCCGGAATACACGGCCAACGTTGACGCCCTGGGCGCACTGCGCCTGCTGGAGGCCATCCGTATTCTGGGGCTGGAGAAAAAGACGCGCTTCTACCAAGCATCCACCTCGGAGCTGTTCGGCCTGGTGCAGGAAGTTCCCCAGACAGAAAAGACACCTTTTTATCCGCGCTCACCCTATGCCTGCGCCAAGCTCTACGCCTACTGGATCACGATCAACTACCGCGAGGCCTATGGCATGTATTGCTGCAACGGCATTCTCTTCAACCATGAATCACCCCTGCGCGGCGAAACCTTCGTCACCCGCAAGATCACTCGCGCCCTGGCCCGCATTTACCTCGGCCTTCAGGACCGCCTGTACCTGGGCAACCTGAACGCCCTGCGCGATTGGGGCCACGCCAGGGACTACGTGGAAATGCAATGGCTCATGCTCCAGCAGGACGCCCCCGATGACTATGTCATCGCCACGGGCGAACAGCATTCGGTGCGGGACTTTGTCCAGGCCGCGGCCCGCGAACTGGGCATGACCATTGAATTTTCCGGGGAAGGCGTCGCGGAAACAGGCATCAACCCGGCCAATGGCAAAACCGTGGTCGCCGTGGACCCGCGCTACTTTCGGCCCACGGAAGTCGAGACCCTGTTGGGCGACCCGACCAAGGGCAAGTCCAGGCTGGGCTGGCAACCGAAAATTTCGTTTCAGGAACTCGTTGCCGAGATGGTCCGGGCGGATTTGGAAGAAGCCAAAAAGGAAGAACTCTGTGTACGGGCGGGATTTTCCATCAACGCACCCCAGGAATGACGGCAGGGGCATCCGACATGAACGTGACAGACAAAATCCTCGTGGCCGGAGCGGCCGGCATGGTTGGCGGAGCCCTGATCCGCGCCTTGATCGCCCAGGGACACACAAACATTCTCGGCACGTTCCACACGAAAGTTCCAACGCTCGTCCCCGAGGCCGAGGGTCGTGTGCGTCTGAAACGTCTGGATCTCATGGATCAGGCCACAGTGCGTGCATTTTTGGAACACGAGCGACCAGAGCACATCTTCCTTGCCGCAGCCCGGGTCGGCGGTATCCAGGCCAACAACACCTACCCGGCGGAGTTCATCCACGCCAATCTGGCCATGCAGACGAACGTCATCCACGGCGCCTATCTGGCCGGGGTACGTCGGCTTCTTTTTCTGGGTTCCAGTTGCATTTATCCTCGGGAATGTCCGCAGCCCATCCGCGAATCCTATCTGCTGACCGGCCCCCTGGAAGCCACCAACCGCCCCTACGCCGTGGCCAAGATCGCCG contains these protein-coding regions:
- the gmd gene encoding GDP-mannose 4,6-dehydratase — translated: MTAHFSGKKALITGITGQDGAYLAEFLLGKGYEVHGIKRRASLFNTDRVDHLYQDPHEQRRRFFLHYGDLTDASNLIRIIQQIRPDEIYNLAAQSHVQVSFETPEYTANVDALGALRLLEAIRILGLEKKTRFYQASTSELFGLVQEVPQTEKTPFYPRSPYACAKLYAYWITINYREAYGMYCCNGILFNHESPLRGETFVTRKITRALARIYLGLQDRLYLGNLNALRDWGHARDYVEMQWLMLQQDAPDDYVIATGEQHSVRDFVQAAARELGMTIEFSGEGVAETGINPANGKTVVAVDPRYFRPTEVETLLGDPTKGKSRLGWQPKISFQELVAEMVRADLEEAKKEELCVRAGFSINAPQE